Proteins from one Rosa chinensis cultivar Old Blush chromosome 7, RchiOBHm-V2, whole genome shotgun sequence genomic window:
- the LOC112176614 gene encoding uncharacterized protein LOC112176614, which yields MGLFFWRKGSDSKAETKPNPNPNPDPKPVEVPGMNGAVEVPRPAKVTVFEFGSVAASADKVTLAGYCPVSEELEPCRWEILSASGSDAPQFRVVF from the coding sequence ATGGGTCTTTTCTTCTGGCGGAAAGGCAGCGACTCCAAAGCCGAAACGAAGCCCAACCCGAACCCGAACCCGGATCCGAAACCGGTTGAGGTTCCGGGCATGAACGGCGCCGTTGAGGTCCCACGGCCCGCCAAAGTCACCGTCTTTGAATTCGGGTCGGTCGCCGCTTCCGCAGATAAGGTCACTCTCGCCGGGTACTGCCCCGTCTCGGAGGAGCTCGAGCCCTGCCGCTGGGAGATCCTCTCCGCGAGTGGCTCCGACGCGCCGCAGTTCCGCGTGGTGTTCTGA